In Plasmodium brasilianum strain Bolivian I chromosome 12, whole genome shotgun sequence, the genomic window TAATACTTCTACAAGAGATGTACCTATATAACACATTCCACATAACCATCCCCAAGCTTCTCCTGCACCTTCAGAATGATATACTTCCAAAAAGAAACAACCAGAtccatataaaaataaacaaaaagcaTCTATTAGTCGAGAGCTGAAGTATAAAATCCATGATGAACCAGCTCCTATTTTTTCCTCCATCCAAGGATCATCGAAATAGTACGAAGACGCcattaaacatattaaaGACAAACTCCATGATACGGTACCTATACAATATGTACATCGAAAAATGTGTCTATAATGTTATGCTTCAGGCATACAAGTATGATCACCTGTGAGTGCaaatacatgcacatatacatgcatacgtacatacatatatacatatgcatacgtgTGCAAATAAACATTCACTTCTTTATCTTTAATAAGTACCCATAGATGTGGCTTGCAACAGAAATTTAGTTCCAGCTCTGTAACCCCTTGACTGCTTAATActgtaaatgaaaaaaggtaaattttttgatacataaaaataagtgaagcaaaagaaaacgtattatttttcctttacatttggaaaaaagaaaagtattaAACAGTCTGATGGTACACTTATGttgtatattatacatatatgtgttaatGTGTTAATGTGTTAATGCGTTAATGTGTTAATGTGTTAATGTGTTAATGTGTTAATGTGTTAATGTGTTAATGTGTTAATGTGTTAATGTGTTAATGTGTTAATGTGTTAATGTGTTAATGTGTTAATGTGTTAATGCGTTAATGTGTTAATGTGTTAATGTGTTAATGTGTGTTTGATTGCGTTTCTGATTGCGTTTTTGACTGCGCTTGCATACCTGCTATCATCCTCCGTCAGCTGCAAGAATGACATTATAAGAAGAGTGCCTAATAAAAATCCGCCAATGCTAAAGAGGACAAGAGGCATTGGTGCATTTCCAACACTGCCTGGTAATGCTCTTAAAAAGTTTAATATACCAAAGGGATTTTTTCCTATCAAGGTTATAGAACAAACTAACAACGTGTAGGAAATAAATTGAATAAGAAATCCAATACGTAAATTaaagttcataaaaaaatccCAAAAAGGCTCGAATTGGGGCCCACGGCCTTCTGGGGCTTCGCCAGGACGAACAACATACGTAAAAAACATTTTGCACAaagttaatattaaaaattgtcaaaaaacaaaataggcaaaaaagaaaagaaggaaaagaagaaaaacgaaaaaaataaaaaaaaaaaaaaagaaaaagaaaaaaaacgaaaaaaaacgaaaaaaaaaattactatttttttatttaaaaaaaaggctaAGCTAAAAGTAGTGAAGAAGTGTGTATtattacgaaaaaaaaaaatagagctATAAgctaaaaaatgtaaatttaacGCATgagtgtatgtatattatatatatatatacatatacatatgtgtgtgtgtgggcgtgtatacatatgtgtatatatagacGTATATGGACAAATAGAAggggaaataataaataaattaaatcactagatttattttatttttggacAATGCAAATgatcaaatatatacacatgtatgttTTAGCGTGaatatgtttcttttttttttttttaaatatacacatatacatgtatgttaTTATATCCAATTAATTGATTTTCGTTTTCTTTGGTTTTTAAAGTGTAATTaacaaaatgtataaatagcacaataaataaataaatatatatatatataaccatACATAATAAGGCTCTTTAACATacataatttcattttaaactatttttttaataatctaAACATATGTAATACTTTTACAAACACAAGAACAAAGaatggaaaattaaaatattgctAGATACATATATCTACAAGAAAATCACACGTACACACAATAGCGCTAGTATattggaatttttttttttttttttgtgcataattttttttttatttcggaaatgtacataaatatgtgtacataaataagcgcgtataaatgtatgtataaatatttatacatatattacatatatttgcgtaaaaaaaaaatattaacaaatcagcagaaaaaaaattgggccgaatttacatttaatataaattactcTAATTACGAATATtggtatatatacgtacaaatGTACGAATaggtgtatgtatataaataattaagtaaataaataaacaaataaatatatattatatatatatatatatatatatatctttatgtatatatacacgtgtCACTTCCTTATTCCTGTAGAAAAAACCAAACAAGCTTgagtacttttttttcattttatttttatttttatcctaaaatccttttttgtttcatcaGTAGGAGGGGCATGCAGTACTGGtgcgatatatatatatatatatatatgtgtagaaagaaggaaaaaaaaaaaaaaaagcaaaatagcATTATGTGTACAAGTATATTTAACGAATTCTAAACAACTTTACAAATATTGAAAAGACgcgtaatttaaaaattttacaataaataaaaaaaatatatttttaattaccaGATTGTAggaaattttttgtaattttattttctttcgtTTAAGactaaatatacatttttcaaaaatataatatttaggaattaaacaattttaatgtaaagaaaaatttattgtactgttatgtatgtgtataggTGCAATCTAACTTTGAACGTATCCGCGAATTTTTGTGTGTGCCACTGTCCGAAtctattattctttttatatgtatattgtaGTTCATTTTATGTTTCCTTATTTCCTGTTGTGTTcatgtttatttttcaacTTTTCCTGATATGTTCATGTTTTTTCCACAAAATTTTCTGATTTGctcatgttttttttttttttttcctataaaGAAATAGATTTACATATTCCTCGATGCACACGTAGGTTTCTAATCTGTAACATTTTCCATTATCCGTGTATAAAATGAAAGACATAGTACTTTCATACCGTTTAATtagcacaaaaaaaaagagaaactAAAGAAAAACATGATAAGACAAAGAACTATTCAAAATAGGTAGTGTAATAAAGcaaaatcatatataataaaattattgtacacaaatataataggtgaaaatatattcatgGAAAAGAAGtatgtttcatttttaagtTCTGTCTTTCATAATtgtcttaaaaaaaaaaaaaaaagaagtttaACAGGAACACTGAAGTTTTAAGggttatatttaaatatttaagtgTCTCCTCATTTACAATCGTTGCCTTAGAAGTACATGTTTCATTTGTGATTTTCCCCAATTGTAACACCTAATCAGTTGTTAAAAACCCCCATTTTat contains:
- a CDS encoding glideosome associated protein with multiple membrane spans 1 — protein: MFFTYVVRPGEAPEGRGPQFEPFWDFFMNFNLRIGFLIQFISYTLLVCSITLIGKNPFGILNFLRALPGSVGNAPMPLVLFSIGGFLLGTLLIMSFLQLTEDDSSIKQSRGYRAGTKFLLQATSMGTVSWSLSLICLMASSYYFDDPWMEEKIGAGSSWILYFSSRLIDAFCLFLYGSGCFFLEVYHSEGAGEAWGWLCGMCYIGTSLVEVLGLTLINTPLFASLDWFYCLFLGLSLFFSVVWGLLFEPISHRYDVKLTQSAMRNEYYKSRNAMAYYGPAVVTANGELDIEASADNVPSYNYSESGSSTGNYGIYRINRSTYTTPRF